The Salmo salar unplaced genomic scaffold, Ssal_v3.1, whole genome shotgun sequence genome has a segment encoding these proteins:
- the LOC123732688 gene encoding 110 kDa antigen-like codes for MMQQRRQEDRGRDTQDRSGAPKHRKEERTERTERMERPERMERPERMERPERMERMERPERMERMERPERTERMERPERTERPERPERTERPERTERTERTERTERTERTERPERTERPERTERPERTERPERTETEERPRSFPIKPPAETPPVKTMKSNPLTGEDFPALLGLQRPH; via the coding sequence ATGATGCAACAGAGACGACAGGAGGACAGAGGACGAGACACCCAGGACAGGAGTGGAGCGCCCAAACACCGCAAAgaggagaggacggagaggacggagaggaTGGAGCGGCCGGAGAGGATGGAGCGGCCGGAGAGGATGGAGCGGCCGGAgcggatggagaggatggagcgGCCGGAGCGGATGGAAAGGATGGAGCGGCCTGAGAGGACGGAGCGGATGGAGAGGCCTGAGAGGACGGAGCGGCCGGAGAGGCCGGAGCGGACGGAGAGGCCTGAGAGGACGGAGCGGACGGAGCGGACGGAGCGGacggagaggacggagaggacgGAGAGGCCTGAGAGGACGGAGAGGCCGGAGAGGACGGAGAGGCCTGAGAGGACGGAGCGGCCGGAGAGGACGGAGACTGAGGAGAGACCCAGGAGTTTTCCTATCAAACCTCCGGCAGAAACTCCCCCAGTGAAGACCATGAAGAGCAACCCTCTGACAGGAGAAGACTTCCCAGCTCTCCTGGGGCTGCAGCGCCCACactga